A window of Gammaproteobacteria bacterium contains these coding sequences:
- a CDS encoding alanine/ornithine racemase family PLP-dependent enzyme gives MSAPRLEIDLTKLQHNTGYLVEKLSTSGISVTGVTKAFLASPEIAKTLIESGVSALGDSRIENIEKMRHAGIVASMTLIRSPMMSQVARVVRYADISFNTEIDIIRNLSNCASKAGVTHGIVLMVEMGDLREGIMLGDIIETVYDVLSLPNIKLCGIGTNLACRSGVSPDERNMAELSDLADAIDARFGITLDTVSGGNSGNIEWALSGVNTGRINELRLGEALLLGREPLQRQAIDDLHTDAFTLVAEVIESKIKPSRPWGKLEQNAFGEQSSLSEDDFDIAQTILAIGLQDTDLTGLRAPTGIEIIGGSSDHLIVNSGSRLPIGCEIRFQPNYSALVRAMTSPFVEKVVYSHDLNVEHGKPSDS, from the coding sequence GTGAGCGCGCCGAGGCTAGAAATCGATCTCACAAAACTCCAACACAATACCGGTTACCTCGTTGAAAAACTTTCAACCAGTGGAATCTCTGTCACCGGTGTCACCAAAGCCTTTCTTGCTTCGCCTGAAATTGCCAAAACTCTCATTGAGTCTGGCGTTAGCGCCCTGGGAGACTCACGCATCGAGAACATCGAAAAGATGCGACACGCGGGTATTGTCGCTAGCATGACATTGATACGCTCACCCATGATGAGCCAGGTGGCCAGAGTGGTGCGATACGCCGACATTAGCTTTAACACTGAGATCGACATCATCAGAAATCTCTCTAACTGTGCCAGCAAAGCGGGAGTAACACACGGAATCGTACTCATGGTAGAGATGGGAGATTTGCGCGAAGGCATAATGCTGGGCGATATAATTGAAACTGTTTACGATGTCCTCAGTCTACCTAATATCAAACTCTGTGGAATTGGAACGAACCTCGCGTGTCGCAGTGGCGTGTCTCCCGATGAGCGCAATATGGCAGAACTATCAGATTTGGCTGACGCTATAGATGCCAGGTTTGGCATAACACTGGATACCGTGTCGGGTGGCAACTCGGGAAACATCGAATGGGCATTAAGTGGCGTGAATACTGGCAGAATCAATGAACTACGCTTGGGCGAGGCATTGCTACTTGGGCGTGAACCGCTACAACGCCAGGCTATCGATGACTTGCACACCGATGCCTTTACACTGGTAGCAGAAGTGATTGAGTCTAAAATAAAACCGTCACGACCTTGGGGAAAACTGGAGCAAAATGCTTTTGGTGAGCAATCATCTCTCAGTGAAGACGACTTTGATATCGCGCAAACCATCCTCGCCATTGGACTTCAGGATACGGATTTGACTGGACTGCGGGCACCGACAGGAATCGAGATTATCGGTGGCAGCAGCGACCACCTTATTGTTAACTCAGGTAGTCGTTTACCTATTGGTTGTGAAATTCGATTTCAACCCAACTACAGCGCATTGGTACGTGCGATGACCTCTCCATTTGTAGAAAAAGTGGTATACAGTCACGACCTCAATGTCGAACACGGGAAACCGTCGGATTCATGA
- a CDS encoding DUF1611 domain-containing protein, which yields MSRIPPPLPPSGPYSQQAPPVVISSLLSPPYNSEATRPTPKNIDISLSKTTFAAYSRTAIYEIQENPIATAIVYCEGNFGDLDGKTANGLVRHSEKYKILSVIDSDKAGLDTGMVLDGKPNAIPIFGNLKDSLAHTEQTPDYFIFGMAPSSGMLSPSERTLVLEAMALGMNIVNGLHEFLNDDAEFAAACASGNVHILDIRRPRAKKDLRMFSGRIAEVTCPRIAVLGTDGAIGKRTTATILTRALNDIGIKAVMVGTGQTGLIQGSRYGIALDAIPSQFCSGEIEATVVEAFHGENPDVIIIEGQGALSHPAYLSSSFILRGSQANGVVLQHAPGRTHRCDFENEAMPTPASEIHLIQTFVNTKVIGLTINHEFMSESAVSEAITRFEDELDIPATDALTRSPDRLVEMVCSAFPELEKIRVANAQ from the coding sequence ATGTCCAGAATACCACCCCCTCTACCACCATCTGGCCCATATTCCCAACAAGCGCCTCCAGTCGTTATTTCAAGTTTACTCTCTCCACCCTACAACTCCGAAGCCACACGTCCAACACCAAAAAACATCGATATCTCTTTAAGTAAAACAACATTTGCAGCATATAGTCGCACCGCCATATACGAAATTCAGGAAAACCCGATCGCGACGGCTATCGTCTATTGCGAAGGAAATTTTGGCGATCTCGACGGAAAAACAGCAAATGGACTTGTTCGTCACTCCGAAAAATATAAGATTTTGTCCGTCATCGATAGTGACAAGGCAGGGTTAGATACCGGCATGGTTCTCGATGGAAAACCAAATGCTATTCCAATTTTTGGTAACCTTAAAGACTCTTTGGCACATACCGAGCAAACGCCAGACTATTTTATTTTCGGCATGGCACCCTCAAGCGGCATGTTGTCTCCTAGCGAACGCACACTCGTACTTGAAGCGATGGCACTCGGTATGAACATCGTCAATGGCCTGCACGAGTTCTTGAACGACGATGCCGAATTCGCTGCGGCATGCGCCTCTGGCAATGTACATATACTCGATATTCGAAGACCAAGAGCAAAGAAAGATCTGCGTATGTTTAGCGGACGCATTGCCGAAGTGACCTGTCCTCGTATTGCCGTACTTGGAACCGATGGCGCTATTGGCAAGCGCACTACTGCCACCATTCTTACGCGTGCTCTGAATGACATTGGAATTAAAGCCGTAATGGTGGGGACTGGACAAACAGGATTAATACAGGGATCACGCTACGGTATCGCATTGGACGCTATTCCTTCCCAGTTCTGCTCCGGTGAAATAGAGGCCACTGTGGTTGAGGCTTTCCACGGTGAAAATCCCGATGTCATTATTATAGAGGGACAAGGCGCACTGAGCCATCCTGCCTATCTGAGCTCAAGCTTCATCTTACGAGGCAGCCAGGCAAATGGTGTTGTACTGCAACACGCCCCCGGTAGAACACATCGTTGTGACTTTGAGAACGAGGCCATGCCGACGCCGGCGTCAGAGATTCATCTCATTCAAACTTTCGTCAATACAAAAGTCATAGGGCTCACGATTAATCACGAGTTTATGAGCGAATCAGCGGTCAGTGAAGCCATCACGCGCTTTGAAGATGAGCTCGATATTCCAGCCACTGATGCACTAACACGCTCACCGGATCGCCTGGTCGAGATGGTATGTTCTGCTTTTCCTGAGCTTGAGAAAATACGGGTCGCAAACGCACAGTGA
- a CDS encoding beta-lactamase family protein, whose amino-acid sequence MRQKLIPIVVLSLSMQACSIKDPTYDVNSYNCSDDFAVDSSLHPHNDALLQAMSEIQSQGVTGFSALIHTADGFWVGALGKADIAANASFKTCTKSMLGSTTKTLVGALAAKLQQEGLINLSDKASNYLDAALVKEVANLDQVTIEQLLNHTSGIPEYLLAISGGLDLIGNMDNPDHSPSTMERLEYIYGVDAYFKPGNGHHYSNTNYLLVDLVLENATGKPLSQLFDEYMFIPLGLNSTVYDASTSYTPGQAQGYLDFFDNGKFRNNTLADGGARTAHGGAISNVFDLYTFFNAILDSNAGYLTQASIDAIQNWTQHPYNNTSKTRHYGLGLVKTTTDTGSYYSHDGLLLNGYNANIIYYVEQQTTVIYLANSATGSYKVKGLMGDFTKKVEAILF is encoded by the coding sequence ATGAGACAGAAACTCATTCCAATCGTTGTACTAAGCCTGAGTATGCAGGCGTGCAGCATCAAAGACCCGACCTATGATGTAAACAGTTATAACTGTAGCGACGATTTCGCCGTCGATAGCAGTCTTCATCCACACAATGACGCTCTGTTACAGGCCATGAGCGAAATTCAGTCTCAAGGCGTGACAGGTTTCTCGGCACTGATACACACCGCCGACGGTTTTTGGGTGGGCGCCTTGGGCAAGGCCGATATCGCGGCCAATGCGAGTTTTAAAACATGTACGAAGTCGATGCTGGGCAGTACCACGAAGACCTTGGTTGGCGCACTCGCGGCGAAGTTGCAGCAAGAGGGCTTAATCAATCTTTCTGATAAGGCTTCGAATTATCTGGATGCCGCATTGGTGAAAGAAGTCGCGAATCTCGATCAGGTCACGATCGAACAACTATTGAATCACACCAGTGGCATTCCCGAATATCTTCTCGCGATTAGCGGCGGCCTGGACTTGATCGGCAATATGGATAATCCAGATCATAGCCCGTCGACTATGGAACGCCTGGAATATATATACGGCGTGGATGCCTACTTTAAACCCGGTAATGGCCATCATTATTCAAACACTAACTATTTACTCGTCGATCTCGTACTTGAGAATGCTACGGGTAAACCGCTTTCTCAACTTTTCGATGAATATATGTTTATACCGCTAGGGTTGAACAGTACGGTCTATGACGCCAGCACAAGCTACACACCTGGACAGGCCCAGGGTTATCTGGATTTTTTCGACAATGGCAAGTTTCGCAACAACACCCTCGCCGATGGCGGCGCGAGAACCGCGCATGGCGGTGCCATATCGAATGTGTTCGACCTGTATACATTTTTTAATGCCATACTCGACAGCAACGCGGGCTATCTGACTCAGGCTTCGATAGACGCCATACAAAACTGGACACAACATCCATACAACAACACCAGCAAGACCCGACACTATGGGCTTGGCCTGGTGAAAACCACGACCGATACGGGAAGCTATTACTCACACGATGGTTTGTTACTCAATGGCTACAACGCCAATATCATTTACTACGTCGAACAACAAACGACGGTCATCTACCTGGCAAACTCTGCGACTGGGTCATACAAGGTAAAAGGTCTGATGGGGGATTTTACCAAGAAGGTAGAGGCTATACTCTTTTGA
- a CDS encoding ribonucleotide-diphosphate reductase subunit beta has protein sequence MYNWDDPLNLETEPTSDKLRETSKEPALERLIDRITPPKAAQQAVSVEDKRVVNGDVDINQLAPFKYPWAWKYFLNANKNHWTPLDINMSQDVQDYHHKLSDAEKHLYENVLAYLTTSDILAMRNVGLAVMEKMSAPELQIYQARQVYEEALHTWTYQHCIETIGLDQSEIYNRYRVVPEIHGKIQIANRRLNAVLRPDIDLRQQKDLHEFLMSYLFFAAVFEGCWFYNGFSPIFALQRRGLMKGTSEQLQYIMRDEVMHCSFGIRTVKQLMLEENISPDPQALAEMWQEAEDAERCYANYILQTPVVGYSASDHIEQFRFIANRRARQLGIDEPYPGAQCALPWLDEQANIRKEKNFFETRVTEYQTGSSLNWD, from the coding sequence ATGTATAACTGGGATGATCCACTTAATCTTGAAACAGAACCGACTTCCGACAAACTGCGCGAAACAAGCAAAGAACCGGCGTTGGAGCGACTAATCGACAGAATCACTCCACCAAAAGCTGCACAGCAAGCGGTCTCGGTGGAAGACAAGCGCGTCGTCAACGGCGATGTGGATATCAACCAACTCGCGCCTTTTAAATACCCCTGGGCGTGGAAATATTTTCTCAACGCCAATAAGAATCACTGGACGCCTCTGGACATCAATATGTCCCAAGACGTGCAGGACTATCACCACAAGCTGAGCGATGCGGAAAAACATTTGTATGAAAATGTCCTCGCCTATCTGACTACCTCGGATATTCTCGCCATGCGCAATGTCGGTCTGGCGGTGATGGAAAAGATGAGCGCGCCGGAATTGCAAATCTATCAGGCGCGACAGGTCTACGAAGAGGCACTACATACGTGGACGTATCAACACTGCATCGAAACCATCGGTCTGGATCAAAGCGAGATCTACAATCGTTATCGCGTGGTGCCTGAGATACACGGCAAGATACAAATCGCCAACCGAAGACTCAATGCGGTATTACGCCCAGACATTGATCTGCGACAGCAAAAAGATCTGCATGAGTTTTTGATGTCATACCTGTTCTTTGCCGCCGTTTTTGAAGGCTGCTGGTTTTACAACGGCTTTAGCCCGATCTTCGCGCTACAACGCCGTGGACTGATGAAGGGCACCTCGGAACAACTGCAATACATTATGCGTGATGAAGTCATGCATTGTAGTTTTGGTATTCGCACGGTAAAACAACTCATGCTTGAGGAAAACATCAGCCCAGACCCACAAGCCCTCGCCGAGATGTGGCAAGAGGCAGAGGATGCCGAACGGTGCTATGCCAACTATATTTTACAAACGCCTGTCGTTGGCTATAGCGCATCAGACCACATCGAACAATTTCGTTTTATAGCCAATAGACGTGCTCGACAACTGGGGATAGACGAGCCCTACCCCGGTGCTCAGTGCGCACTACCGTGGTTAGACGAACAGGCAAATATCCGCAAGGAAAAAAACTTTTTTGAAACGCGGGTGACGGAGTATCAGACGGGTAGTAGTTTGAATTGGGATTGA
- a CDS encoding LysR substrate-binding domain-containing protein, which yields MLRATIRQMQIFESVARHLSFTRAAEELFITQSSVSLQVKQLSTSLDTVLIESVSNKLYLTQSGKKMLQHCQHILRELKDVENDMASFVDKPQGKISISGTITSQFFLPRVFGGFNKKYPEIELEMKVVTRPEIDERMSHNKDDLYIVSRKPTHMDVEIIPFVENPMIVIASMDHPLANEKNISLERLMEEKFLIREPGSSTLKEIEKFYKTHNIKLRPHMILGGNEAIKQGVIGGLGISILSLFTSVLEIKLNILKNLNVTGFPIQGQWYFAYPAEKKLPGVVNLFTDYVQTEGREIANKCLEL from the coding sequence GTGTTACGCGCCACCATAAGGCAAATGCAGATTTTCGAATCTGTTGCCAGGCATCTGAGCTTTACTCGCGCAGCTGAGGAGCTGTTTATCACGCAGTCTTCTGTCTCACTTCAGGTGAAACAACTGTCTACGTCTCTTGATACCGTACTGATCGAGTCGGTCAGTAATAAGCTGTACCTAACGCAGTCTGGAAAGAAGATGCTGCAACATTGTCAACATATTCTGAGAGAATTGAAAGATGTCGAAAATGATATGGCGTCGTTTGTAGATAAGCCACAGGGAAAAATCAGTATTTCCGGGACTATTACCAGTCAATTTTTCTTGCCTAGGGTGTTTGGTGGGTTTAATAAAAAGTATCCGGAAATCGAGCTTGAAATGAAGGTTGTCACTCGTCCGGAAATAGACGAACGTATGTCGCATAATAAAGACGACCTTTATATTGTTTCACGAAAGCCAACACATATGGATGTGGAAATAATACCTTTTGTTGAAAATCCCATGATAGTTATTGCGTCCATGGATCATCCACTGGCAAACGAAAAAAACATTTCTCTAGAGCGATTGATGGAGGAAAAGTTCCTAATTCGGGAACCTGGGTCGTCAACTCTAAAAGAGATAGAGAAGTTTTACAAGACGCATAATATAAAGCTTAGGCCTCATATGATTCTGGGCGGGAATGAGGCGATAAAACAAGGTGTAATTGGTGGTCTTGGTATCTCAATTCTTTCGCTATTTACCTCAGTTTTGGAAATAAAACTGAATATATTGAAAAACCTGAACGTCACCGGATTCCCGATCCAGGGGCAATGGTATTTTGCGTATCCGGCGGAAAAAAAATTACCCGGTGTCGTCAATTTGTTTACCGACTATGTTCAAACAGAAGGGCGGGAAATAGCGAATAAGTGCCTGGAGTTATGA
- a CDS encoding DASS family sodium-coupled anion symporter, with protein sequence MLSKQKITGLISGPGLFFLFLLLPVPDGLSQQGMLVAATAMLMAALWITEAIPIPLTALIPVALFPMKGVLDVHQIVGAYTHHLIFLFLGGFLIAATLEKWNLHLRIALHTLRFTGTTPAKLLFGFMLATAFLSMWISNTAAALLMVTIAAAVIRQLEPGEKTQCGSRSLATVLMLGIAYSASIGGIATLIGTPPNAILAAIVEQQYGISIHFIDWMKIALPLSLSMLLITWAYLRMSIPSSNTPTYDFDVSKQIGQLGRTSSTEKRVLVIFLLVVCGWLFQGLIPTNTLLRVSDAGIAMVGALLLFLTPAKKMFGPRLLDLKTAKSIPWDILILFGGGLALAEGFSESGLTLWVAAQFSVLRGIDIIMLIGMIVLVVVFLTEVTSNTATASILLPIMGSLAIALHLHPFMTMVAVALSASFAFMLPVATPPNAIVFASRKVTIAQMAQAGFALNIIGAILITLYIVYLVPLITDLSLPAASGG encoded by the coding sequence ATGTTGAGCAAACAGAAAATCACCGGGCTGATCTCCGGACCTGGACTGTTTTTTCTATTTTTGTTACTCCCTGTACCCGACGGTTTGTCCCAGCAGGGAATGTTGGTCGCGGCCACTGCTATGCTAATGGCAGCATTGTGGATTACCGAGGCTATACCTATTCCCCTCACCGCGCTCATCCCCGTAGCGCTATTTCCTATGAAAGGCGTACTTGATGTACACCAGATTGTCGGCGCCTATACACATCACCTGATATTTCTCTTTCTCGGCGGATTTTTGATCGCTGCTACACTGGAGAAGTGGAATTTACACCTGCGTATTGCGCTGCATACTCTACGCTTTACGGGAACAACACCCGCAAAACTGTTATTTGGCTTTATGCTGGCGACTGCTTTTCTCTCCATGTGGATCAGCAACACGGCAGCGGCTTTGCTCATGGTTACAATTGCAGCCGCTGTTATTCGACAGCTTGAACCGGGAGAAAAAACTCAGTGCGGTTCAAGAAGCCTGGCTACTGTACTTATGCTAGGCATTGCTTATTCGGCGTCTATTGGTGGCATAGCTACGTTGATAGGCACGCCCCCTAATGCCATACTGGCAGCTATCGTCGAACAGCAATATGGTATAAGTATTCACTTTATCGACTGGATGAAGATCGCTCTGCCCCTGTCTCTGTCAATGCTACTCATTACCTGGGCATATCTGCGCATGTCTATCCCATCTTCCAACACGCCAACATATGATTTCGATGTTAGCAAACAAATTGGGCAACTTGGCAGAACAAGCTCAACGGAAAAACGCGTATTGGTCATTTTTCTACTGGTTGTCTGCGGCTGGCTTTTTCAGGGTTTAATCCCGACAAACACCTTACTACGGGTTTCCGATGCGGGTATTGCGATGGTAGGTGCATTACTGCTATTCCTCACCCCGGCAAAAAAAATGTTTGGGCCGCGACTCCTCGATTTGAAAACCGCAAAAAGTATTCCCTGGGACATACTAATTCTTTTTGGGGGCGGCCTCGCACTGGCCGAGGGATTTAGCGAGAGCGGTCTTACGCTATGGGTTGCCGCGCAATTCTCTGTTCTTCGGGGTATCGACATCATTATGCTAATCGGCATGATAGTACTCGTCGTCGTATTTCTCACCGAAGTCACTTCGAACACGGCAACTGCATCTATCTTACTACCCATTATGGGTTCGCTTGCCATTGCGTTACATTTACATCCGTTTATGACGATGGTCGCCGTCGCCCTGTCTGCGTCGTTTGCGTTTATGCTGCCGGTGGCAACTCCACCGAATGCCATTGTCTTTGCCAGCCGCAAAGTGACCATCGCACAGATGGCGCAGGCAGGTTTTGCACTGAATATCATCGGAGCAATATTGATAACACTATATATCGTTTATCTAGTGCCACTGATTACGGACTTGTCATTGCCTGCCGCCTCAGGTGGTTAA
- a CDS encoding ribonucleoside-diphosphate reductase subunit alpha, which produces MSTNASLVVDTTSTQLTQYQVIRRNGKLTAFDASKIQNAITKALLAVEGNAADAHKTRDTAVTLCQLVVESLFRRPPIGDTLHIEDIQDQVELALMRSGHHKVARAYVLYREEHARQRHAEEQTPSDDNDTPNYTAFDGQRLAIATLQLDQILNACCKDLDGVDPKRILDETRKNLFDGIKEKDLFTLLIMNARSHIEQEPNYSYVAARLLLDDLYHEVLRSFDKGLVARLSIQSVHQRYAENFVDYIHHAINEQLLDPELAQYDLEKLGSALLPERDLDFNYLGLQTLYDRYFIHKQNRRLELPQAFFMRVAMGLAINEIDRETRAIEFYELLSSFQFMCSTPTLFNSGTLRPQLSSCYLTTVPDDLSGIYDALKNNALLSKFAGGLGNDWTPVRGLGAHIKGTNGESQGVVPFLKVANDTAVAVNQGGKRKGAVCAYLETWHIDIEEFLELRKNTGDERRRTHDMNSANWIPDLFMERVADDSHWTLFSPDETPELHELSGQAFKACYENYEAKAENNELRIYKRVSALGLWRKMLAQLFETGHPWITFKDPCNIRYTNQHQGVVHSSNLCTEITLHTSEKEIAVCNLGSINLAKHIDNGRLDVDRLGKTVRTAMRMLDNVIEYNYYAVKLARSSNLQHRPVGLGLMGFQDALYQLDIPYASAEAIKFADESMETISYLAIDASSDLASERGVYASYQGSLWSQGKLPIDTLDDLRQQRGRFVEVDNTSTLSWDELREKIKRQGMRNSNCMAIAPTATISNICGVSQSIEPTYQNLFVKSNLSGEFTVINQHLVRDLKARDLWDDVMVNDLKYFDGSVKKIERIPEALKQKYATAFEIDSRWLIEAASRRQKWLDQAQSLNLYLAQPDGKALDSLYKLAWVRGLKTTYYLRTLGATHVEKVRTRALSETSAAVCSIDNPDCEACQ; this is translated from the coding sequence ATGAGCACTAACGCGTCATTAGTCGTCGACACTACATCCACACAACTCACTCAATATCAGGTAATACGCCGCAACGGAAAGCTTACTGCTTTCGATGCCAGCAAGATTCAAAATGCGATTACCAAGGCGTTGCTTGCAGTCGAGGGAAACGCCGCGGATGCACACAAAACCCGTGATACCGCAGTAACACTCTGCCAACTCGTGGTTGAAAGTTTGTTTCGACGTCCGCCTATTGGAGACACACTACACATCGAAGATATCCAGGACCAGGTAGAGTTGGCTCTGATGCGTAGCGGACATCACAAAGTGGCCCGCGCCTATGTGCTGTACCGCGAAGAACACGCCCGACAACGTCATGCAGAAGAGCAAACGCCTTCTGATGACAACGATACCCCCAACTACACCGCTTTTGACGGTCAGCGCCTTGCCATTGCAACACTACAGTTAGATCAAATTTTAAACGCGTGTTGCAAAGATCTCGATGGCGTCGATCCCAAACGCATTCTTGATGAAACACGCAAGAACCTGTTCGACGGCATCAAGGAAAAAGATCTTTTTACCCTGTTGATAATGAACGCCCGCTCACACATTGAACAGGAACCCAATTATTCCTATGTGGCAGCGAGATTGCTTTTAGATGATCTCTACCATGAGGTTTTGCGTTCATTCGATAAAGGATTAGTCGCTCGCCTGTCAATTCAATCCGTACACCAACGTTATGCGGAGAATTTTGTTGATTACATACACCACGCCATCAATGAGCAACTACTCGACCCCGAACTGGCGCAGTACGACCTGGAAAAACTCGGTAGCGCATTGCTACCTGAGCGTGATCTTGATTTCAACTATCTCGGCCTGCAAACCCTTTACGATCGCTATTTCATACACAAACAAAACCGCCGCCTGGAATTGCCGCAGGCGTTTTTTATGCGTGTGGCTATGGGGCTGGCGATTAATGAAATCGACCGTGAAACTCGCGCAATCGAATTTTACGAACTGTTGTCGTCGTTTCAGTTCATGTGTTCAACCCCGACACTGTTTAACTCTGGGACGCTCAGACCACAACTGTCCTCCTGTTACCTAACGACGGTGCCGGATGATTTGAGCGGTATATACGATGCACTCAAGAATAACGCCTTATTGTCGAAATTTGCCGGAGGCCTTGGGAATGACTGGACACCGGTGCGTGGTCTAGGCGCACATATCAAGGGCACAAACGGCGAATCACAAGGTGTGGTGCCATTTTTAAAAGTCGCCAACGATACCGCTGTCGCCGTGAATCAGGGTGGCAAACGCAAGGGTGCCGTCTGCGCTTATCTGGAGACCTGGCATATCGATATCGAAGAGTTTCTCGAACTACGCAAGAACACCGGCGACGAACGACGCCGCACTCACGATATGAATAGCGCCAACTGGATACCGGATTTGTTCATGGAACGCGTCGCCGATGATAGTCACTGGACCTTGTTCTCGCCTGACGAAACGCCGGAACTTCATGAGCTAAGTGGCCAGGCATTTAAAGCCTGCTACGAAAACTATGAGGCAAAAGCAGAGAACAATGAGCTGCGCATATACAAACGCGTGTCGGCACTAGGCCTGTGGCGCAAGATGCTGGCGCAGTTGTTTGAAACCGGACATCCGTGGATTACGTTTAAAGACCCGTGCAATATCCGCTATACCAACCAGCATCAGGGCGTGGTGCATAGTTCCAATCTATGTACTGAAATCACGTTGCATACCTCTGAGAAGGAAATTGCGGTGTGTAATCTCGGCTCGATTAATCTCGCCAAACATATCGACAACGGTCGACTCGATGTGGACAGACTGGGCAAAACGGTACGCACGGCGATGCGTATGCTCGATAATGTCATCGAATATAATTATTACGCGGTTAAACTGGCACGCAGCTCCAATCTCCAGCACCGTCCGGTTGGCTTGGGCCTGATGGGTTTTCAGGACGCCTTATATCAACTGGATATCCCGTATGCCTCTGCGGAGGCGATTAAGTTCGCCGATGAGTCGATGGAAACGATTTCATATCTGGCCATTGATGCCTCTTCGGATTTGGCCAGCGAACGCGGTGTTTACGCCAGTTACCAGGGCTCGTTGTGGAGCCAGGGAAAACTCCCGATTGATACACTCGATGACCTACGTCAGCAACGGGGTCGTTTCGTCGAAGTAGATAATACCTCGACCCTGAGCTGGGATGAGTTAAGGGAAAAAATCAAACGCCAGGGAATGCGCAATTCCAATTGCATGGCCATCGCACCGACGGCGACGATATCGAATATCTGCGGCGTATCACAATCTATTGAACCGACTTATCAGAATCTTTTCGTCAAGTCGAATCTTTCCGGTGAGTTTACAGTGATCAATCAACATCTGGTCAGGGATCTCAAGGCCAGAGATCTGTGGGACGATGTGATGGTCAACGATTTGAAATACTTTGACGGATCGGTTAAGAAAATCGAACGTATACCCGAGGCCTTGAAACAAAAATACGCCACAGCATTTGAGATAGATTCGCGTTGGTTAATCGAAGCCGCCAGCCGACGCCAGAAATGGCTCGATCAGGCACAGTCACTCAATCTGTATCTGGCACAACCCGACGGCAAGGCCCTGGACAGTCTTTACAAACTGGCCTGGGTGCGCGGCCTGAAAACGACTTACTATCTCCGCACACTGGGTGCGACACATGTAGAGAAAGTCAGAACACGTGCGCTTAGTGAAACAAGCGCTGCTGTGTGTTCGATAGACAATCCTGATTGCGAAGCCTGCCAGTAA
- a CDS encoding cold-shock protein, giving the protein MINGTVKWFDAAKGFGFISPEDGSKDVFVHHSAINSGGGYASLTEGQRVSFRVEQGPKGPSATNVESE; this is encoded by the coding sequence GTGATTAACGGTACTGTAAAGTGGTTCGACGCCGCAAAAGGTTTTGGGTTTATTTCTCCTGAAGATGGTAGCAAAGATGTATTTGTACATCATTCTGCAATCAACAGCGGCGGCGGTTATGCCAGTCTGACCGAGGGACAACGCGTTAGCTTTCGCGTAGAGCAAGGCCCGAAAGGTCCATCCGCAACGAATGTGGAATCTGAGTAA